In Daucus carota subsp. sativus chromosome 4, DH1 v3.0, whole genome shotgun sequence, one DNA window encodes the following:
- the LOC108219541 gene encoding guanylate kinase 2, with product MGEAPASLIDNLQGGYTNVFDLKSKGSQTATLIGTKTYVIGWSNDQEESFGVRIFDKCTNEWVIPTVLGTKPKPFKGHLAVLLGQDRILVVKENSSFDDCIWFLEVDTEYIKQQKKKLATPVVAWSRGVIGAAEKPVVISGPSGVGKGTLINKLMKDFPAMFGFSVSHTTRAPREGEKNHVHYHFTDRTVMEQEIKDGKFLEFASVHGNLYGTSTEAVDAVADAGKRCILDIDVQGARCMRDSHLEAIFIFVCPPSSEELEKRLRARGTEMEEQIQKRLRNAKTELEKGREPGLFDYMLVNDDFNTCYENLKKLLGLDEAVNGNSCHSPSEMGYLPLVHSASKSDEKILIASETGGLEKASQNRIVLDLSSIKGGAPARTRGLNMYFA from the exons ATG GGAGAAGCTCCAGCCTCTTTAATCGATAATCTGCAGGGGGGTTACACTAATGTGTTTGATCTGAAATCGAAAGGCAGCCAGACAGCAACACTTATTGGGACCAAAACA TATGTGATTGGTTGGAGTAATGATCAAGAAGAATCGTTTGGAGTTCGTATATTCGATAAATGTACTAATGAATG GGTGATTCCTACTGTTCTGGGAACAAAACCAAAGCCATTCAAGGGGCACTTGGCTGTGCTTTTAGGTCAAGATCGGATTTTAGTTGTGAAGGAAAACTCAAGTTTTGATGACTGCATATGGTTTCTTGAG GTGGACACAGAGTATATAAAACAGCAGAAAAAGAAATTAGCAACTCCTGTGGTTGCTTGGAGTCGGGGAGTTATTGGTGCTGCCGAGAAGCCTGTTGTTATCAGTGGCCCTTCTGGAGTGGGCAAAGGCACATTGATAAACAAACTGATGAAAGACTTTCCAGCCATGTTTGGGTTCTCGGTGAGCCATACAACCCGTGCTCCGAGGGAGGGGGAGAAGAACCATGTCCATTATCATTTCACTGATCGTACTGTTATGGAGCAAGAGATAAAGGATGGGAAGTTTCTTGAGTTTGCTTCTGTGCATGGAAATTTGTATGGAACTAGTACAGAAGCAGTTGACGCAGTTGCTGATGCTGGGAAG AGATGCATCCTTGACATTGATGTTCAAGGGGCAAGGTGCATGAGGGATAGTCATCTTGAAGCAATATTCATCTTTGTATGCCCTCCCTCATCTGAGGAGCTTGAGAAGCGCCTTCGCGCAAG GGGGACTGAGATGGAGGAACAAATCCAAAAGCGACTACGAAATGCTAAGACTGAGCTTGAAAAAGGAAGAGAGCCGGGTCTATTTGATTATATGCTGGTAAATGATGACTTTAACACTTGCTATGAGAATCTTAAG AAACTCTTGGGTCTTGATGAAGCTGTTAATGGAAATTCTTGTCATTCAC caTCGGAGATGGGGTATTTGCCTCTGGTCCATTCAGCATCAAAAAGTGATGAAAAGATTCTAATAGCTAGTGAAACCGGAGGACTGGAAAAAGCCTCCCAGAACAG AATTGTGCTGGATCTGTCTTCTATCAAAGGAGGTGCACCGGCTCGGACAAGAGGTCTTAATATGTATTTTGCTTAA
- the LOC108219552 gene encoding G-type lectin S-receptor-like serine/threonine-protein kinase SD3-1: MILRGRPFFLLWICLGLGFLFSRVAVSQIQLGSRISVGENNYWVSSNGDFTVKFYNRSNGHSAGIHFNSLSVPPSGQTVVWIAGGDLTVGEGSYFELTKKGELVLFDSLVGAIAWTSQSANSSVTSAVLRDNGNLVLLNRQNDIVWQSFDTPSDTLLPGQNLSSSQTLRAASGNSVSSYYSLRLNKLGQLQLKWESDIVYWTSGSHSESFLRAVLSPDGALQLLDQNSKSVWSVYGDDHNESDVKYRILRLDVDGNLRLYSWIEAARSWRSGWHAVSDQCNVFATCGLNGLCLYNSSGSAVCKCPFTLTSDVNAKCLVPYQHNCRSGSSMFAYNHTFLYGVYPPNETIVHSSLLQCKNLCQENPLCTASTFTNDGSGQCRLKQTRYISGYLDDSVSSTSFVKRCSDPLAVLPVSPKPPPPSAKNSQQKQSHKFCIPCLIGATGGTIGTFLIFQIGVAIWFYFIRNSFRPKAASAYSGPLPKSFSMFPYLEIREIAEDFKHQVGPMTFKGMLHNKLPVVVIALNATLEERKFRSAALVLGSIHHKNLVKLEGYCCESGHRYMVYEFSKTKTLLKCLEDPKMCTRLTWRKRMNICISVAKTISYLHSGCREFVSHGNLNCETVLLDDCLEVKVIEYGLGCLEASIDGGCAEMDVRDFGKIVLTLIGGLEHQDSVECTYKHWSESQFDRIVDKRMGSGVDTDELERSLRLTFWCLQVDERMRPSMGEVLNVLESALGVDSPPPPFAARTPQPKELEEPSESNSAA; encoded by the coding sequence ATGATTTTGAGAGGGAGGCCCTTTTTTTTGCTATGGATATGTCTCGGTCTCGGGTTCTTGTTTTCTCGGGTTGCAGTATCACAGATTCAACTGGGTTCAAGAATTTCTGTAGGGGAAAACAACTATTGGGTGTCCTCCAATGGGGATTTCACAGTTAAATTCTATAACCGCTCAAATGGGCATAGTGCTGGCATCCATTTTAATTCACTATCTGTCCCTCCTAGTGGACAGACGGTAGTTTGGATTGCAGGGGGTGACCTCACAGTTGGGGAAGGGTCGTATTTTGAGCTTACTAAAAAGGGAGAACTAGTTCTGTTTGATTCTTTGGTAGGAGCAATTGCTTGGACAAGCCAATCTGCCAACTCATCTGTTACTTCAGCTGTTCTTCGTGACAATGGTAACCTTGTCCTGCTAAACAGACAGAATGACATTGTTTGGCAAAGCTTTGACACCCCATCAGATACTCTTCTTCCAGGTCAGAATTTATCCTCCTCCCAAACTCTTCGAGCTGCAAGTGGGAATTCTGTTTCGAGTTATTACAGTCTTAGACTCAACAAATTGGGGCAGTTGCAACTAAAATGGGAAAGTGATATCGTATACTGGACTAGTGGAAGCCACTCTGAGTCATTTCTAAGAGCTGTACTTAGTCCTGATGGAGCTCTTCAACTTTTGGACCAAAATTCTAAATCTGTTTGGTCAGTTTATGGTGATGATCATAATGAATCAGATGTAAAATATCGAATTTTGAGGCTGGATGTTGATGGGAACCTTCGGCTATACTCGTGGATAGAAGCTGCAAGATCTTGGAGATCAGGGTGGCACGCTGTTAGCGATCAGTGTAATGTCTTTGCAACCTGTGGCCTTAATGGTTTATGTCTGTACAACTCATCTGGCTCCGCAGTTTGCAAATGTCCATTTACACTGACAAGTGATGTAAATGCGAAATGTTTGGTTCCATATCAACATAATTGTCGGTCTGGTTCCTCAATGTTTGCCTATAACCACACCTTCCTCTATGGTGTTTATCCACCTAACGAAACAATTGTGCATTCTAGTTTGCTGCAATGTAAAAACTTATGTCAGGAAAACCCACTTTGCACTGCTTCTACCTTCACAAATGATGGTAGTGGACAATGCCGGCTGAAGCAAACTCGATACATCAGTGGTTACTTGGATGACTCTGTAAGTTCCACATCTTTTGTTAAAAGATGTTCAGATCCTCTCGCTGTATTGCCAGTATCCCCAAAACCTCCACCACCCTCAGCAAAAAATTCTCAACAAAAACAATCACACAAGTTTTGCATTCCTTGTCTGATAGGAGCAACTGGAGGAACAATAGGCACCTTTTTAATATTTCAGATTGGAGTAGCCATTTGGTTCTACTTCATAAGGAACTCATTCAGGCCTAAAGCTGCTTCAGCTTATTCAGGCCCTCTTCCAAAAAGTTTTTCCATGTTTCCGTACCTCGAAATCAGGGAAATTGCTGAGGATTTTAAACATCAAGTTGGACCTATGACGTTTAAAGGAATGCTTCATAACAAACTGCCAGTTGTAGTCATAGCCCTGAATGCAACGTTAGAGGAAAGGAAATTTCGGAGTGCTGCTTTAGTTTTAGGAAGCATTCATCACAAAAACCTTGTGAAGCTGGAGGGCTATTGCTGTGAATCAGGTCATAGATATATGGTTTACGAGTTCTCCAAGACGAAAACACTTTTGAAGTGTTTAGAAGATCCCAAGATGTGCACTAGACTGACTTGGAGAAAGAGGATGAACATCTGCATAAGTGTCGCAAAGACCATTTCCTACTTGCACTCGGGGTGCAGAGAGTTTGTAAGTCATGGAAATTTAAATTGTGAAACCGTTCTCTTAGATGATTGCCTAGAAGTCAAAGTAATTGAGTATGGTTTAGGTTGTTTGGAGGCGTCAATTGATGGTGGATGTGCCGAGATGGATGTTAGAGATTTTGGGAAGATAGTGTTAACATTAATTGGTGGACTTGAACACCAAGACAGTGTTGAGTGCACTTACAAACACTGGTCGGAATCTCAATTTGACAGAATAGTTGACAAGAGAATGGGTAGTGGGGTGGATACAGATGAGTTAGAGCGTTCTCTGAGGCTCACATTTTGGTGCTTGCAAGTTGATGAACGCATGAGACCTTCGATGGGAGAGGTATTGAATGTGCTAGAGAGCGCTTTGGGAGTAGattcaccaccaccaccttttGCTGCCCGAACTCCACAGCCAAAAGAATTAGAAGAGCCATCAGAATCAAATTCAGCAGCATAG
- the LOC108215560 gene encoding uncharacterized protein LOC108215560: MEKGGRNAKKSSSSSSSPSAKSMTIEQFVSKMTPLLDMEKEAEISASMNTGATRNLDTAQKRGSTILNLKCVDAQTGLMGKTLLELQSNKGDVLPAHKFGTHDVVILKPNKADLGSPPLGQGVVYRLKDSSITVAFDDVPEEGLNSPLRLEKVANEVTYRRMKDTLIQLSKGVLKGPAADLVPVLFGERQPGVSKQKVTFTPINSNLDHSQKSAITKALSSKDLFLLHGPPGTGKTTTVVELILQEVKRGSKVLACAASNIAVDNIVERLVPHRVKLVRLGHPARLLPQVLDSALDAQVLRGDNSALAKDIRKEMKTLNAKLLKAKDRNTRRDIRKELNMLSREERKRQQLAVTDVIKDADVVLTTLTGASTRKLDSTSFDIVIIDEAAQALEIACWIALLKGSRCVLAGDHLQLPPTIQSVEAEKKGLGKTLFERLQELYGDDTTSMLTVQYRMHNLIMSWSSKELYDNKIEAHSSVAAHMLFDLEDAKKSSSTEATLLLIDTAGCDMEEKKDEEESTLNEGEADVAITHAKRLVQSGVRATDIGIITPYAAQVVSLRMLRSNDDKLKEIEISTVDGFQGREKEAIIISMVRSNSKKEVGFLSDRRRMNVAVTRARRQCTLICDTETVSSDKFLKRLIEYFEEHGEYMSASEYGN, translated from the exons ATGGAAAAAGGTGGAAGAAACGCCAAGaaatcatcttcatcttcatcatccccTTCAGCAAAAAGCATGACAATTGAACAGTTCGTTTCCAAGATGACCCCTTTACTCGATATGGAAAAG GAAGCGGAGATATCTGCTTCAATGAACACGGGTGCGACGAGGAATTTGGACACTGCTCAAAAGAGGGGTTCCACTATTCTCAATTTGAAATGTGTTGATGCTCAG ACGGGGTTGATGGGAAAAACTCTACTTGAGCTTCAATCTAACAAAGGAGATGTGCTTCCTGCTCACAAG TTTGGGACTCATGATGTCGTCATTCTAAAACCTAATAAAGCAGATTTGGGGTCTCCTCCTCTTGGGCAAGGCGTAGTTTACCGTCTAAAG GATTCGTCAATCACTGTTGCTTTTGATGATGTCCCAGAGGAGGGTTTAAATAGTCCTCTACGCCTTGAGAAAGTGGCTAATGAG GTGACATACCGTCGAATGAAGGACACGTTGATACAGTTGAGCAAAGGTGTGCTTAAGGGACCTGCTGCTGATTTAGTTCCTGTCTTATTTGGTGAAAGACAACCAGGGGTGTCAAAACAAAAAGTTACCTTTACCCCAATCAACTCCAACCTGGATCACTCTCAG aaaagtgCCATTACAAAGGCCCTGTCATCGAAGGACCTTTTTTTGCTTCATGGGCCTCCTGGAACTGGAAAAACCACAACTGTTGTTGAACTAATACTACAAGAGGTCAAACGTGGATCAAAGGTTCTGGCTTGTGCTGCTTCAAATATCGCTGTTGATAACATTGTTGAACGGCTTGTTCCTCACAG AGTAAAGCTAGTTAGGTTGGGGCATCCTGCACGTCTTCTACCTCAAGTACTGGACAGTGCTTTGGATGCACAG GTGCTACGTGGGGATAATAGTGCTTTGGCTAAGGATATCCGTAAAGAAATGAAG ACACTTAATGCAAAATTGCTAAAAGCAAAGGATAGAAACACCAGGAGGGACATCCGAAAAGAGCTGAATATGCTTTCACGCGAAGAGCGCAAAAGGCAGCAACTAGCAGTTACAGATGTAATTAAGGACGCAGATGTGGTGTTGACAACACTGACTGGAGCATCAACCCGAAAGCTGGACAGTACTTCATTTGATATCGTCATAATTGATGAAGCTGCTCAGGCTCTAGAAATAGCATGTTGGATAGCTCTTCTAAAG GGTTCAAGATGTGTACTTGCTGGAGATCACCTCCAGCTTCCCCCAACCATCCAGAGTGTTGAAGCTGAGAAGAAGGGACTAGGGAAAACTCTTTTTGAACGCCTTCAAGAACTTTATGGAGATGATACAACATCAATGCTCACTGTCCAGTACCGTATGCACAATCTTATCATGAGCTGGTCATCTAAAGAGCTATATGACAATAAG ATTGAAGCCCATTCAAGTGTTGCTGCACATATGCTATTTGACCTCGAGGATGCAAAAAAATCTTCATCAACTGAAGCAACCTTACTTCTCATAGACACGGCAGG TTGTGATatggaagagaagaaggatgaaGAAGAAAGCACTCTAAATGAAGGGGAAGCTGATGTTGCTATAACCCATGCAAAACGACTTGTTCAAAGTGGAGTCCGAGCTACTGATATAGGAATAATCACCCCATATGCAGCACAG GTCGTATCACTGAGAATGTTGAGAAGCAATGATGACAAGctaaaagaaattgaaatttcGACAGTTGATGGTTTCCAAGGCCGGGAAAAGGAAGCCATCATTATTTCCATGGTTCGCTCAAACTCAAAGAAAGAG GTGGGATTTTTAAGTGACCGTAGGCGAATGAACGTCGCTGTGACTCGAGCAAGGCGACAGTGTACCCTTATCTGTGACACAGAGACTGTTAGTAGCGACAAGTTCTTGAAGCGACTCATCGAATATTTCGAGGAGCATGGTGAATATATGAGTGCTTCAGAATATGGAAATTAA
- the LOC108215701 gene encoding adenylosuccinate synthetase 2, chloroplastic, with product MTSFSISSALSLEAKSSGSHSNLTYSYPRRTVVFCSAKPVAPPVIEQTNTEKLGRIGSLSQVSGVLGCQWGDEGKGKLVDILADHFDIVARCQGGANAGHTIYNAEGKKFALHLVPSGILNEETMCVVGNGVVVHLPGLFKEIDGLEASGVSCRGRILVSDRAHLLFDFHQAVDGLREAELANSFIGTTKRGIGPCYSSKVIRNGIRVGDLRHMDTFPQKLDLLLADAASRFEGFKYTPDMLKEEVERYKRFAERLEPYITDTVHFINKSISEKKKILVEGGQATMLDIDFGTYPFVTSSSPSAGGICTGLGVAPRVLGDIVGVVKAYTTRVGSGPFPTEMLGKDGDLLRFAGQEFGTTTGRPRRCGWLDVVALKFCCQINGFSSLNLTKLDVLSDLPEIELGVSYKYVDGTPVESFPGDLRVLEQIKVEYEKMPGWQSDISSIRNYSDLPKAARDYVERIEELVGVPIHYIGIGPGRDALIYK from the exons ATGACTTCTTTCAGCATCTCCTCCGCTCTCAGTCTTGAAGCCAAGAGCTCCGGGTCCCACTCTAACCTCACTTATAGTTATCCTAGGAGGACTGTTGTGTTTTGTTCTGCCAAGCCGGTGGCCCCACCTGTGATTGAGCAGACCAACACAGAGAAGCTGGGTCGGATCGGGTCGCTCAGTCAAGTTTCGGGCGTGTTGGGCTGTCAGTGGGGCGATGAAGGTAAAGGAAAGCTTGTTGATATCTTGGCTGACCATTTCGACATCGTTGCTCGTTGCCAG GGTGGAGCTAATGCTGGTCACACCATTTACAATGCTGAGGGGAAGAAGTTTGCCCTACACCTTGTTCCATCAGGAATTCTGAACGAAGAGACTATGTGTGTTGTTGGTAATGGTGTTGTGGTTCATCTACCTGGTTTGTTTAAAGAGATTGATGGTCTCGAAGCTAGTGGAGTTTCCTGCAGAGGAAGGATTCTAGTATCTGACCGAGCTCATCTGTTATTTGATTTTCATCAAGCTGTGGATGGCCTTAGAGAAGCGGAACTAGCTAATTCCTTCATTGGAACTACCAAGAGAGGCATTGGCCCTTGCTACTCTAGCAAGGTTATCCGCAATGGGATAAGAGTAGGTGACTTGAGGCATATGGATACATTTCCTCAGAAATTAGATCTCTTACTGGCGGATGCAGCCTCAAGATTTGAAGGTTTTAAGTATACCCCTGACATGCTTAAGGAAGAAGTTGAACGATATAAGAGATTTGCAGAGAGGTTGGAGCCATACATTACTGATACAGTGCATTTCATTAATAAATCTATATCTGAAAAGAAAAAGATTTTGGTAGAAGGTGGTCAGGCAACCATGTTGGATATTGACTTTGGGACTTACCCTTTTGTTACATCCTCGAGTCCATCTGCTGGTGGAATCTGCACAGGGCTTGGTGTTGCACCTAGGGTCCTCGGTGATATTGTCGGTGTG GTTAAAGCCTACACTACAAGAGTTGGATCTGGTCCTTTCCCAACAGAAATGTTGGGTAAAGATGGGGATCTTCTAAGGTTTGCTGGGCAGGAGTTTGGCACAACGACTGGCCGTCCTCGTCGTTGTGGCTGGCTTGATGTGGTTGCACTAAAATTTTGCTGCCAGATTAATGGTTTTTCTTCTCTGAATCTCACCAAACTTGATGTCTTGTCGGATCTCCCTGAAATTGAATTGGGTGTTTCATACAAATATGTTGATGGAACTCCAGTCGAATCATTCCCAGGAGATCTACGTGTTCTTGAACAAATAAAG GTTGAATATGAAAAAATGCCTGGCTGGCAATCTGATATTTCTTCTATCAGAAACTACTCTGATCTGCCAAAGGCTGCACGTGACTACGTGGAAAGAATAGAAGAGCTTGTCGGTGTACCCATTCATTACATTGGTATAGGGCCTGGACGTGATGCCCTTATTTACAAATGA
- the LOC108219609 gene encoding uncharacterized protein LOC108219609 yields MFSLQKWKCTWSHVATIATIVALVSLLDIFLFHRVPYSTYLGSMQLRNSCTSVNCSTQGGNDNLMQNSPPLIDLDAQFPADLHKAVVYNGAPWKAEIGRWLSGCNSNATALKISEGISGKSCKNNCSGQGICNHALGQCRCFHGFTGEGCAEKVQLICNYPASDEEPYGRWVVSICPAYCDTTRAMCFCGEGAKYPSRPVAEACGFEVNLPSEPGAPALTNWSKADLDNIFTTNASKPGWCNVDPMEVYANKAKFKKECDCKYDGLWGMFCEVPVLCTCINQCSGHGHCRGGFCQCVKGWYGADCSIPSVLASIGKWPQWLRPAQVNIPDHTQITGDLDNFTAVVEKKRPLIYVYDLPPEFNSLLLEGRHYKLECVNRIYDGENNTIWTSNLYGSQMALYEQLLASPYRTTNGEEADYFFVPVLDSCIITRADDAPHLSMQEHSGLRSSLTLEFYKNAYNHIVDQYPYWNRSSGRDHIWSFSWDEGACYAPKEIWNSMMLVHWGNTNSKHNHSTTAYWADNWDKISPDRRGDHPCFDPDKDLVIPAWKDPDLESLKLKLWSWPREKRKILFYFNGNLGPAYENGRPEATYSMGIRQKVAEEFGSSPNKEGKLGKQHADDVTVTSVRSDNYHKDLASSVFCGVMPGDGWSGRMEDSILQGCIPVIIQDGIFLPYENVLNYKSFSVRIKEDEVPSMINVLRGINETEINFLLENVKKIWQRFLYRDSILLEAERQKTGFGHVSPWAEELSQLKEDDVFGTLIQVLHYKLHNELWRQQFVNAKKEFGVPRECLIKT; encoded by the exons ATGTTCTCTCTTCAGAAATGGAAGTGTACTTGGTCTCATGTGGCTACAATTGCTACAATCGTGGCATTAGTTTCGCTGCTcgatatatttttgtttcacaGGGTGCCTTATTCTACCTATTTAGGATCCATGCAACTTAGAAACTCTTGTACATCCGTAAATTGTTCAACTCAAGGAGGAAACGATAACCTTATGCAAAACTCACCCCCGTTAATTGATTTAGATGCTCAGTTTCCTGCTGATTTACACAAAGCAGTGGTCTATAATGGTGCTCCATGGAAGGCCGAGATTGGTCGTTGGTTATCTGGTTGTAATTCAAATGCTACTGCATTGAAGATATCGGAG GGTATTAGTGGCAAGAGCTGTAAAAACAATTGTAGCGGGCAAGGCATATGTAATCATGCATTGGGTCAATGTCGTTGTTTTCATGGATTTACAG GAGAAGGATGCGCGGAAAAAGTTCAGTTAATCTGCAATTATCCAGCATCAGATGAGGAACCATATGGAAGGTGGGTTGTCTCAATCTGCCCTGCTTACTGTGACACAACAAGAGCAATGTGCTTCTGTGGGGAAGGCGCAAAGTACCCAAGTCGTCCAGTTGCTGAGGCATGTGGTTTTGAAGTAAA CTTACCCTCTGAACCTGGGGCCCCCGCTCTAACTAATTGGTCGAAAGCTGACCTTGATAATATCTTCACGACAAATGCTAGCAAACCTGGCTGGTGTAATGTGGATCCGATGGAAGTCTATGCTAACAAGGCAAAGTTCAAAAAGGAATGCGACTGTAAGTATGATGGTCTATGGGGAATGTTCTGTGAAGTCCCTGTGCTATGCACTTGCATCAATCAATGCTCTGGTCATGGACATTGCCGTGGTGGATTTTGCCAG tGTGTCAAAGGGTGGTATGGGGCAGATTGTAGTATTCCGTCAGTTTTAGCGTCAATTGGCAAGTGGCCTCAATGGCTCCGACCAGCTCAGGTCAATATTCCTGACCATACACAAATAACTGGGGATCTTGACAATTTCACTGCTGTGGTGGAAAAGAAGAGGCCATTAATATATGTTTACGATTTACCACCAGAATTCAACAGTTTACTACTGGAG GGACGACATTACAAGCTTGAGTGTGTTAACAGAATCTATGACGGAGAGAATAACACCATATGGACAAGTAATCTCTATGGCTCACAG ATGGCACTTTATGAACAGTTATTAGCCAGTCCATACAGAACAACTAATGGAGAAGAAGCAGATTATTTCTTTGTTCCGGTTCTTGATTCATGTATTATAACTCGTGCTGATGATGCACCCCATCTAAGCATGCAG GAACACAGCGGCTTGAGGAGCTCTTTGACGCTGGAGTTCTATAAGAATGCATATAATCACATTGTTGACCAATATCCTTACTGGAACCGCTCATCTGGAAGAGATCACATATGG TCCTTTTCATGGGATGAAGGTGCATGTTATGCCCCTAAGGAGATATGGAACAGTATGATGCTGGTCCATTGGGGTAATACAAACTCAAAGCACAATCATTCAACAACAGCATACTGGGCTGACAACTGGGATAAAATATCACCTGACAGAAGAGGAGACCATCCATGTTTTGATCCAGATAAAGATCTAGTAATTCCTGCATGGAAGGATCCCGATCTCGAATCTCTGAAATTAAAACTTTGGTCATG GCCTCGTGAGAAGCGAAAAATACTTTTCTACTTCAATGGCAATCTAGGACCAGCATATGAAAATGGAAGACCAGAAGCTAC GTATAGTATGGGTATCAGGCAAAAAGTAGCCGAAGAATTTGGTTCATCCCCTAATAAAGAAGGGAAGCTAGGAAAACAGCATGCAGATGATGTGACTGTTACTTCTGTGCGGTCTGACAATTATCACAAGGATTTGGCTAGTTCTGTTTTTTGTGGGGTTATGCCTGGAGATGGGTGGAGTGGTAGAATGGAAGACAGCATTCTACAAGGGTGCATCCCTGTCATTATTCAG GATGGGATCTTTCTGCCATATGAGAATGTACTCAACTATAAAAGCTTTTCTGTTCGGATAAAGGAAGATGAAGTACCAAGCATGATAAACGTTCTCCGG GGAATTAACGAGACAGAAATAAATTTCTTGCTGGAAAATGTAAAGAAGATCTGGCAGAGATTCTTATATCGTGATTCTATTTTGCTCGAAGCTGAGAGGCAGAAAACTGGCTTTGGGCATGTAAGCCCTTGGGCTGAAGAATTGTCGCAACTGAAGGAAGATGATGTTTTCGGGACACTTATACAG GTGTTGCATTACAAATTACATAATGAGCTCTGGAGGCAACAGTTCGTAAACGCGAAGAAGGAATTTGGAGTACCCAGAGAATGCTTGATCAAAACATAG